DNA from Kwoniella dejecticola CBS 10117 chromosome 1, complete sequence:
TGAGATTGTCTATGATGTGTGAGTCGATAAAGACATGAGACTTAAATACCCttcagagaaagaagaatgGATCGTTGCAAGCGTGCTTTCGCTGACACAGGATCATGAAACGCCTAGGATATGGTGTCAATGGTGTTTGGGTCATATGAGTCATCCGGATCTCGTGACTTTCCTCAAGACGGCTCGAAAAGCGCtgagagaaggggagaatgGAGATAATTACATCTTCGTTAAGGAGAATTGCTGTGATGATGCACCGGGAGGAGTTGGGCAAGAGTTcttggatgaggaggattCGAGTTTGACCAGGTAAGCTAAGCTCAGAGATTTCGCTTGTATCTTGAACTGCTGGAAAAATGACTCCATCGGCTACTCTTATAGGTCCCATCAGAAATGGGTCGACTGTTTCCATGAAGCTGGATTGGAGGTCATACGAGAAGCAGTACAGCAAGGGATGCCTGATGAGTTGTTTGTGGTTAAAACGTGAGTAGAGTGTCTTTTGTCATCGCCCTTTGTCCTTCATGAGATGCCATTCACTTGCTATGAATCTCAACCGAAGTGCAAATTCTCGTCCTTTGATAATGTGGAGCCAGTACTCATCGTTGACTTAATGTGTTTTCATTCAGCTGGGTTCTCAAGTAGAGTTCCCGTTGATATGACGTAGACTTCTAGTCGCAGCTAGTCTTTATTGTCAACAAGTCTTTTGATCGGTCACATATGAAGATATGTGAATAGACATGCTATGTACAGGCCGTATGCAGATATCCATGAGGCGGTGTCCAGCAGCCAAGTGCATGTCGTTGACGTATAAtgccaagaaagaagaatgGGATCTATGCACGTCGATAACATGGATGGCTTATGCAGTAGCGTCGTGAAAATCGGACATAAATGAACGGATGCTTTATCACCGATGCCTGCCACGCGTCGATGTTCTGCTCGTAGTATCGCTGCCACATCATGTTTCGCCGTTTCATCTACGCTCCACGCGCGACGGGATTATAATTATGCTCACCGTACGGTGCTTTCTCACCATAGGAGCATTGATTCGCCCAGTGCCACTCTGTCCGGCTGGTGCAGGTTTGCAGGTTTGCAGTCGACCGATTCGAGGTTTTCATCGCCGTACATCCTCAATTGACACCTGGTCactcttctcctcatccttcaaGGTATATCCATCAAGTTCGGTACGTTGACCCGTCACCTCGGCGTAGAAGCATCGTGGGAGAGAAAAGGAGCTGACCACAGATATTCTCTATTTTTCGACCTACGGTCTACTTCAACTTTATCCCTTTCTACATTGACAAAACACCAATAAACACAAATATACCAATCATAACAATACAGCCAAAATGCCTGCCCACATCCCCATCGTCAAGAAGCGAACAAAGACCTTCAAGAGGCATCAATCCGACCGATACCACGGTGTCAAGGAGTCATGGAGAAAGCCCAAGGGTATCGATAACAGAGTGGGTATCTGTCTGGGTCTTGTTGGATCGGATCTGGGATTCTGTGGGGGACAGACGAGTCGATGAGATAGATGGTGGAATGTGTAGAATGGGACCTCGGGATGAGGGGAAGGATAGATATCTAGAGATACGGGAAGAGCTGCATTAGACTCGCGTATCAAGGTGTGAAGGGACGAAGGCAAGGAGGAATCGCTCGAGGGAACATTTatgagatgaggagggagtCGGGTCATTGATGAAGCGCAAGGATGATCTACTGGAGATCctctcgtcgtcttcgtctgctttgatgatctcgacgggtgaaagatgaaggagagaATATTGCCAAACAACCTTCACTCTTCATTGTCAAACAACATACTCGTCATCCTTTCTTATCGCGTATGGTCTCGTTGGATACGAGTTGGGTTTTGAGGCATGAGAGAACGCCGACTGACATGacatcttgttcttgttctggtTCACAGGTCCGAAGAAGATTCAAGGGTCAACTCCCCATGCCCAAGATCGGTTACGGTTCCAACAAAAAGACCAAGCACCTCTTACCTTCCGGCCACAAGGAACTCTTGGTCCACAACCTCTCCGAACTCGAACTCCTCCTCATGCACTCTGGTAAATACGCCGCCTCGATCGCTCACGGTGtctcatcgaagaagagggtaGAGCTCGTTGCTAGGGCTAAGGTCCTCGgtgtcaagtgagtcgatctTTCCCTCGCTCCCCTCCTCATACCTTCCAATTTTTCACAGTCTCAACAGCCTTTACCTTGAGAGTAAAAACCGTCTGTATCCTGTTCGTAGGGTTTCGCTGATACAATGCTTTATCCGCAGGATCACCAACCCTAACGCCAAGCTCAGAACCGAGGAGGCTTAGGTACCATAAAAACAACCCTTATATCATCGTTCTCTCCTACTTTCTGGGCTAGTCTACGTTTTCGACGGCGAAGCGGAAAGAGATGTATGATTTTGCATGACCACCGGAGATTGGGACAGGTGCAGGCTATCGCACAGGGTTATCGTGAATTGACAACGGAATGTGTCTCACTGATCAGACTGACTTCTTTTCACCTCGCTTTCGTATGATTAGGACCGGTTGAAAGCTTAACCCGTTCTTACAGCCGATGATGTACGGATCACTAAATGAAGCATCGGCGTCAAAACGCATATCATGGACCGCGAAGATCGTCAGAGGAATTCACTGGACTCGCAGCAATTCCCGAGTCGTAATAATCTGCGATATGATAAGCTTGGAAGCAAACGATGATGGTCACGGACGATGATCTACTTTGACATTGCCATGAAGAACCACGCCCTGATCGCCCATTTCATCGACTTGATATTTATCTGACACAGATTCCGGCTTGACCACATCAAGTAGGAACATATCATCACCAAATGGATACTCCAACCACACCGGCCATTGATCTCTCCATTGACGTCTCTCAAACTCGGCATCACCCTTCATAATTTGGTACGGTTGGATCTCGAGTGGCAGAGGACAGAATCGGGCTACTTTTGACTGATCTTACATTCTGATCTCACCTTGGCTGTGATCTGCTGTTCTTCTCGTGGATGAAGAACGTGTCCAGTAAATCGGATCGATATCTTTGTGCGGAGTATCGTGTGACGCCGTCGATCTCGTCTTGGTACTGGATTCTTGAGCTTTCGGTCCAATTCCTCTGCCGCGTGAGGTGGTCAA
Protein-coding regions in this window:
- a CDS encoding 60S ribosomal protein eL32, translating into MPAHIPIVKKRTKTFKRHQSDRYHGVKESWRKPKGIDNRVRRRFKGQLPMPKIGYGSNKKTKHLLPSGHKELLVHNLSELELLLMHSGKYAASIAHGVSSKKRVELVARAKVLGVKITNPNAKLRTEEA